From a region of the Chitinophaga caseinilytica genome:
- a CDS encoding LytR/AlgR family response regulator transcription factor, with product MIRAVIIDDERNSRDIISLMLQRYCPDIEAVAQAGNCREGIAQIREQRPQLVFLDLEMPDGTGFDVLTGAYDSTFETIFVTAFEKRYLHTIRFSEVELILKPIDRESLQQAVQAIRQRLGSPGRQERYEVLLHNFGKTTRDVHQIVIPLSGGGEFVASVENIAYVEGGTDKTLFSLSNGDLLQSRRPFRYYTELFAGMRFYQVNNHQMVQLPHIHHIDHERLQLHLHNQSVLDITERRKRELASVWRQQA from the coding sequence ATGATCCGTGCAGTAATCATTGACGACGAGCGGAACAGCCGGGATATTATTTCCCTCATGCTGCAACGCTATTGCCCCGACATCGAAGCGGTGGCACAGGCGGGGAATTGCCGTGAAGGGATCGCTCAAATCCGCGAGCAACGCCCGCAACTCGTATTCCTCGATCTCGAAATGCCCGACGGCACGGGGTTCGACGTGCTCACCGGCGCATACGACTCCACTTTCGAAACCATTTTCGTAACCGCGTTCGAGAAACGCTATCTCCATACCATCCGCTTCAGCGAAGTGGAGCTGATCCTCAAACCCATCGACCGCGAAAGCCTCCAGCAGGCCGTGCAGGCCATCCGCCAACGCCTCGGATCGCCCGGGCGCCAGGAGCGGTACGAAGTGCTCCTCCACAACTTCGGCAAAACCACCCGCGACGTTCACCAGATCGTAATCCCCCTTTCCGGCGGCGGCGAATTCGTTGCCTCCGTGGAAAATATCGCGTACGTCGAAGGCGGCACCGATAAAACCCTCTTCAGCCTTTCCAACGGCGATCTCCTCCAGTCGCGCCGCCCCTTCCGCTATTACACGGAGCTTTTCGCCGGGATGCGCTTTTACCAGGTCAACAACCACCAGATGGTGCAATTGCCCCACATCCACCACATCGACCACGAGCGGCTGCAATTGCATCTGCATAACCAGTCGGTGCTGGACATTACGGAACGCCGGAAGCGGGAACTGGCCAGCGTTTGGCGGCAACAAGCCTGA
- the chrA gene encoding chromate efflux transporter: MKAVLLHSFTAFGGPQGHLAMMMKTFVQQRRDVTEKELMEYNAFCQLLPGASSSQTLTLIGYKRGGVPLAVATLAIWITPACLLMGSLSFLLQFMDKRALSVDIFKYVQPMAVGFLAFGGIRAYQISIRNTATFVIMVVALAAAFFFKSPWTFPALIILGGTISNFSDKRIPDINEPRKKIQWGNIWLFALIFVAAGVMSEMARTNNWITRRPFNLFENFYRFGSLVFGGGDILIAMMLEQYVFRSKSQFMSAEELLTGAGIMRAMPGPTFSVSAYVGGMVMRSLGPGYQFIGCIIAPVAIFLPSMLLVLFFFPIWNNLKKHVVIYRALEGINAVVVGVMWAATIFLFISIPVTWYNVLLMVTTLCLLCFTKLPSPVIVIACILAGAFL; the protein is encoded by the coding sequence TTGAAAGCAGTCTTGTTGCACAGCTTCACGGCATTCGGGGGCCCGCAGGGGCACCTGGCCATGATGATGAAAACCTTTGTGCAACAGCGCCGGGATGTTACGGAGAAGGAACTGATGGAATACAATGCGTTCTGCCAGTTGCTGCCGGGCGCTTCCAGTTCCCAGACCCTCACCCTCATCGGGTACAAACGCGGCGGCGTTCCCCTCGCGGTAGCCACCCTCGCCATCTGGATCACACCGGCCTGCCTGCTCATGGGCTCCCTCAGCTTTTTGCTGCAATTCATGGACAAACGGGCCCTCAGCGTCGATATCTTCAAATATGTGCAGCCCATGGCCGTGGGCTTTCTCGCCTTCGGCGGCATCCGCGCCTACCAGATCAGTATCCGCAACACCGCAACTTTCGTCATCATGGTGGTGGCTTTGGCGGCGGCGTTCTTTTTCAAATCCCCGTGGACGTTCCCCGCGCTCATCATCCTCGGCGGCACCATTTCCAACTTCAGCGACAAGCGCATCCCCGATATCAACGAACCGAGAAAGAAGATCCAGTGGGGCAACATCTGGCTGTTTGCGCTCATCTTCGTAGCGGCGGGCGTCATGTCGGAAATGGCGCGTACCAATAACTGGATCACCCGGAGGCCGTTCAACCTGTTCGAGAACTTTTACCGTTTCGGGAGCCTCGTTTTCGGCGGGGGCGACATTCTCATCGCCATGATGCTGGAACAGTACGTGTTCCGCTCCAAAAGCCAGTTCATGTCGGCCGAAGAGCTGCTGACCGGCGCGGGGATCATGCGCGCGATGCCGGGCCCCACTTTTTCGGTGTCTGCCTATGTGGGCGGCATGGTCATGCGCAGTTTGGGGCCGGGGTACCAGTTCATCGGCTGCATCATCGCACCGGTGGCTATTTTCCTGCCGAGCATGCTGCTGGTATTGTTTTTCTTTCCCATCTGGAACAACCTGAAAAAACATGTGGTGATTTACCGCGCCCTCGAAGGAATCAATGCGGTGGTGGTGGGCGTGATGTGGGCGGCTACCATTTTCCTCTTCATATCCATCCCCGTAACCTGGTACAACGTGCTGCTGATGGTGACCACGCTGTGCCTGCTTTGTTTTACGAAGCTTCCTTCTCCCGTGATCGTTATCGCCTGCATCCTGGCGGGCGCGTTCCTGTAA